One Scophthalmus maximus strain ysfricsl-2021 chromosome 1, ASM2237912v1, whole genome shotgun sequence genomic region harbors:
- the LOC118311643 gene encoding grainyhead-like protein 2 homolog isoform X1: protein MEQDSKRLVVVVPGEVSAPRGRAFSSEDEAWRSYLENPLTAATKAMMSINGDEDSAAALGLLYDYYKVPRERRPAAGGVKPTDASALGPNNFGNLEVLDHHLQALGCMPVNLSLNHGAAAQHQGSKHGAAGLLAGGAGGGEGKSEGGAAALALVKTEGQTSTHVSSCGGSYPADTRDQMRMVYEQSCYDLSLAGFLKDEQRSTPDSTYDDAVEEEMYHRSPSSGADDLLSSRPADGFQYNLDASTSLRQGAPMAYLNRGQFYALALSEAAFSSSLRQPRGRVRVSRPSRGPDDGRPSSREQCTMGGSELQRDSIVQSVIMVVFEEDKCRDEQLKNWKYWHSRQHTAKQRVLDIADYKESLSTIGNVEEIAYNAVSFTWDMSEEAKVFISVNCLSTDFSSQKGVKGTPLTIQIDTFSYNSCSSRPIHRAFSQIKVFCDKGAERKLRDEEKKNLRKRTKGKNGSSGPTSAAQKTDGTLFKTMRDLDSQPVLFIPDVHFGNLQRAGQVFAINTEEVDRNGSVRVKRVSCAAEDDVRPPQPKKSKVDHGRKVLLYVRKECDEVFDALMLHTPTVKGLMAAISEKYTLPVSKMAKVYQKSKKGVLVNMDDNIVQHYSNEDTFTLAIESSAGSLRVTLSEI, encoded by the exons ATGGAGCAGGACAG TAAAcgactggtggtggtggtaccGGGCGAAGTGTCGGCCCCCCGGGGCCGGGCGTTCAGCAGCGAGGACGAGGCGTGGAGGAGCTACCTGGAGAACCCGCTGACCGCCGCCACGAAGGCCATGATGAGCATCAACGGGGATGAGGACAGTGCGGCGGCTCTGGGGCTGCTCTACGACTACTACAAG GTTCCCAGAGAGAGGAGACCTGCGGCCGGTGGTGTCAAACCCACAGACGCCTCTGCTCTCGGGCCCAACAACTTTGGGAACCTGGAAGTACTCGATCACCATCTTCAGGCTCTGGGCTGCATGCCCGTGAACCTCTCTCTGAACCACGGCGCCGCCGCACAACACCAGGGCTCCAAGCACGGGGCCGCTGGCCTCCTGGCAGGAGGcgccggaggaggagagggtaaaAGCGAGGGTGGGGCGGCAGCTCTCGCTCTGGTCAAGACGGAGGGCCAGACGTCCACGCACGTGTCCTCCTGTGGAGGTTCCTATCCagcagacaccagagaccagatGAGGATGGTTTACGAACAGAGCTGCTACGATTTGTCCCTGGCCGGGTTCCTGAAAGACGAACAGAGAAGCACTCCAGACAGCACGTATGACGACGCTGTGGAAGAAGAG ATGTACCACAGAAGTCCTTCGTCAGGGGCTGACGACCTCCTCAGTAGTCGACCGGC CGACGGTTTCCAGTACAATCTCGACGCCAGCACGTCGCTGCGGCAGGGAGCGCCCATGGCCTACCTGAACCGGGGCCAGTTCTACGCCCTGGCGCTGTCCGAGGCCGCGTTCAGTTCCTCCCTACGTCAGCCCAGGGGCCGAGTGCGGGTGAGTCGACCGTCACGGGGGCCTGATGATGGGAGACCATCCAGTAGGGAGCAATGCACCATGGGAGGCTCTGAGCTGCAGCGGGACAGTATTGTACAG AGTGTTATCATGGTTGTCTTTGAGGAAGACAAGTGCAGGGACGAGCAGCTGAAGAATTGGAAATACTGGCACTCCCGTCAGCACACGGCCAAACAAAGAGTCCTGGACATCG CCGACTACAAGGAGAGCTTGAGCACCATCGGGAACGTGGAGGAGATCGCCTACAATGCCGTCTCTTTCACGTGGGACATGAGCGAGGAAGCcaag GTCTTCATCTCGGTGAACTGTCTGAGCACCGACTTCTCCTCGCAGAAGGGCGTGAAGGGGACGCCGCTCACCATCCAGATCGACACCTTCAGCtacaacagctgcagcagcagacccATCCACAGGGCCTTCTCTCAGATCAAGGTGTTCTGCGACAAG GGTGCTGAGAGGAAGCTCcgagatgaggagaaaaaaaatctcagaaagAGGACGAAgg GGAAAAATGGCAGCTCGGGTCCAACCTCTGCCGCTCAGAAGACCGACGGCACGCTGTTCAAGACCATGAGGGACCTGGACTCCCAGCCGGTCCTCTTCATCCCCGACGTCCACTTTGGAAACCTGCAGAGAGCAGGACAG GTGTTTGCTATTAACACCGAGGAGGTGGACAGAAATGG GAGTGTTCGGGTGAAGAGGGTGTCCTGCGCCGCCGAGGACGATGTCCGTCCACCTCAACCCAAGAAGTCCAAAGTCGACCATGGAAGGAAgg TTCTTCTATACGTGAGGAAGGAGTGTGATGAAGTGTTTGATGCCCTAATGCTGCATACCCCAACTGTCAAAGGACTGATGGCGGCA ATCTCAGAGAAATACACGTTGCCTGTTAGCAAGATGGCCAAAGTTTAccagaaaagcaaaaaagg GGTGCTGGTGAACATGGACGACAACATTGTCCAGCATTACTCCAACGAGGACACCTTCACGCTGGCCATCGAGAGCTCGGCCGGCTCCCTGCGCGTGACTCTGTCAGAGATCTGA
- the LOC118311643 gene encoding grainyhead-like protein 2 homolog isoform X2, with translation MEQDSKRLVVVVPGEVSAPRGRAFSSEDEAWRSYLENPLTAATKAMMSINGDEDSAAALGLLYDYYKVPRERRPAAGGVKPTDASALGPNNFGNLEVLDHHLQALGCMPVNLSLNHGAAAQHQGSKHGAAGLLAGGAGGGEGKSEGGAAALALVKTEGQTSTHVSSCGGSYPADTRDQMRMVYEQSCYDLSLAGFLKDEQRSTPDSTYDDAVEEEMYHRSPSSGADDLLSSRPADGFQYNLDASTSLRQGAPMAYLNRGQFYALALSEAAFSSSLRQPRGRVRSVIMVVFEEDKCRDEQLKNWKYWHSRQHTAKQRVLDIADYKESLSTIGNVEEIAYNAVSFTWDMSEEAKVFISVNCLSTDFSSQKGVKGTPLTIQIDTFSYNSCSSRPIHRAFSQIKVFCDKGAERKLRDEEKKNLRKRTKGKNGSSGPTSAAQKTDGTLFKTMRDLDSQPVLFIPDVHFGNLQRAGQVFAINTEEVDRNGSVRVKRVSCAAEDDVRPPQPKKSKVDHGRKVLLYVRKECDEVFDALMLHTPTVKGLMAAISEKYTLPVSKMAKVYQKSKKGVLVNMDDNIVQHYSNEDTFTLAIESSAGSLRVTLSEI, from the exons ATGGAGCAGGACAG TAAAcgactggtggtggtggtaccGGGCGAAGTGTCGGCCCCCCGGGGCCGGGCGTTCAGCAGCGAGGACGAGGCGTGGAGGAGCTACCTGGAGAACCCGCTGACCGCCGCCACGAAGGCCATGATGAGCATCAACGGGGATGAGGACAGTGCGGCGGCTCTGGGGCTGCTCTACGACTACTACAAG GTTCCCAGAGAGAGGAGACCTGCGGCCGGTGGTGTCAAACCCACAGACGCCTCTGCTCTCGGGCCCAACAACTTTGGGAACCTGGAAGTACTCGATCACCATCTTCAGGCTCTGGGCTGCATGCCCGTGAACCTCTCTCTGAACCACGGCGCCGCCGCACAACACCAGGGCTCCAAGCACGGGGCCGCTGGCCTCCTGGCAGGAGGcgccggaggaggagagggtaaaAGCGAGGGTGGGGCGGCAGCTCTCGCTCTGGTCAAGACGGAGGGCCAGACGTCCACGCACGTGTCCTCCTGTGGAGGTTCCTATCCagcagacaccagagaccagatGAGGATGGTTTACGAACAGAGCTGCTACGATTTGTCCCTGGCCGGGTTCCTGAAAGACGAACAGAGAAGCACTCCAGACAGCACGTATGACGACGCTGTGGAAGAAGAG ATGTACCACAGAAGTCCTTCGTCAGGGGCTGACGACCTCCTCAGTAGTCGACCGGC CGACGGTTTCCAGTACAATCTCGACGCCAGCACGTCGCTGCGGCAGGGAGCGCCCATGGCCTACCTGAACCGGGGCCAGTTCTACGCCCTGGCGCTGTCCGAGGCCGCGTTCAGTTCCTCCCTACGTCAGCCCAGGGGCCGAGTGCGG AGTGTTATCATGGTTGTCTTTGAGGAAGACAAGTGCAGGGACGAGCAGCTGAAGAATTGGAAATACTGGCACTCCCGTCAGCACACGGCCAAACAAAGAGTCCTGGACATCG CCGACTACAAGGAGAGCTTGAGCACCATCGGGAACGTGGAGGAGATCGCCTACAATGCCGTCTCTTTCACGTGGGACATGAGCGAGGAAGCcaag GTCTTCATCTCGGTGAACTGTCTGAGCACCGACTTCTCCTCGCAGAAGGGCGTGAAGGGGACGCCGCTCACCATCCAGATCGACACCTTCAGCtacaacagctgcagcagcagacccATCCACAGGGCCTTCTCTCAGATCAAGGTGTTCTGCGACAAG GGTGCTGAGAGGAAGCTCcgagatgaggagaaaaaaaatctcagaaagAGGACGAAgg GGAAAAATGGCAGCTCGGGTCCAACCTCTGCCGCTCAGAAGACCGACGGCACGCTGTTCAAGACCATGAGGGACCTGGACTCCCAGCCGGTCCTCTTCATCCCCGACGTCCACTTTGGAAACCTGCAGAGAGCAGGACAG GTGTTTGCTATTAACACCGAGGAGGTGGACAGAAATGG GAGTGTTCGGGTGAAGAGGGTGTCCTGCGCCGCCGAGGACGATGTCCGTCCACCTCAACCCAAGAAGTCCAAAGTCGACCATGGAAGGAAgg TTCTTCTATACGTGAGGAAGGAGTGTGATGAAGTGTTTGATGCCCTAATGCTGCATACCCCAACTGTCAAAGGACTGATGGCGGCA ATCTCAGAGAAATACACGTTGCCTGTTAGCAAGATGGCCAAAGTTTAccagaaaagcaaaaaagg GGTGCTGGTGAACATGGACGACAACATTGTCCAGCATTACTCCAACGAGGACACCTTCACGCTGGCCATCGAGAGCTCGGCCGGCTCCCTGCGCGTGACTCTGTCAGAGATCTGA
- the LOC118299036 gene encoding 14-3-3 protein zeta/delta — MSEGQPELLRKAKLAEQAERYDDMAATMKEYTKTSDGLSDEARNLLSVAYKNVVGARRSSWRVVASIEQKKDCAEKKQSIVERYREQIENELKEICMDVLDLLNTVLIPKTKEPQSKVFYLKMKGDYFRYLAEVAKGDEKDSIIKSSRDAYQEAFTISTEEMKPTHPIRLGLALNFSVFYYEILESPEQACKLAKTAFDDAIAELETLSDESYKDSTLIMQLLRDNLTLWTSDNQVEGDETEEPKD; from the exons ATGAGCGAGGGACAACCAGAACTGTTGAGGAAGGCCAAGCTGGCCGAGCAGGCCGAGCGGTACGATGACATGGCTGCTACGATGAAGGAATATACAAAGACGAGCGACGGGCTGAGCGACGAGGCGCGCAACCTGCTGTCGGTGGCCTACAAGAATGTGGTGGGTGCCCGCCGCTCCTCGTGGCGCGTGGTGGCCAGCATCGAGCAGAAAAAGGATTGCGCCGAAAAGAAGCAGTCCATCGTGGAACGGTACCGGGAACAAATTGAGAACGAGCTGAAAGAGATCTGCATGGATGTGCTG gaTCTCCTGAACACAGTCCTCATTCCCAAAACGAAAGAACCACAGAGCAAAGTCTtctatttgaaaatgaaaggagaTTACTTCCGCTACTTGGCCGAGGTGGCTAAAGGAGACGAGAAGGATT cCATCATTAAAAGCTCACGGGACGCCTACCAAGAAGCCTTTACCATCAGCACAGAGGAGATGAAGCCCACGCACCCAATTCGCCTTGGCCTCGCCCTCAACTTCTCAGTTTTCTACTATGAGATCCTCGAGTCACCCGAGCAGGCCTGCAAACTGGCCAAAACT GCTTTCGATGATGCTATTGCTGAGCTCGAGACACTAAGTGATGAGTCGTACAAAGACAGCACACTAATCATGCAGCTACTGAGAGACAACTTGACA CTGTGGACCTCTGATAACCAGGTGGAGGGAGACGAAACAGAGGAGCCCAAAGATTGA
- the LOC118299028 gene encoding polyadenylate-binding protein 1A translates to MNPSAPSYPMASLYVGDLHPDVTEAMLYEKFSPAGPILSIRVCRDMITRRSLGYAYVNFQQPADAERALDTMNFDVIKGRPLRIMWSQRDPSLRKSGVGNIFIKNLDKSIDNKALYDTFSAFGNILSCKVVCDENGSKGYGFVHFETHEAAERAIEKMNGMLLNDRKVFVGRFKSRKEREAELGARAREFTNVYIKNFGEDMDDEKLKELFGRYGPALSIRVMTDESGKSKGFGFVSFERHEDAQKAVDDMNGKDMNGRQVYVGRAQKKGERQNELKRKFEQMKQDRMTRYQGVNLYVKNLDDGLDDERLRKEFSPFGTITSAKVMMEGGRSKGFGFVCFSSPEEATKAVTEMNGRIVATKPLYVALAQRKEERQAHLTNQYMQRMATVRAVPNPVLNPYQPAPPSGYFMAAIPQAQNRAAYYSANQLAQLRPSPRWATQGVRPQHFQNMPNAMRPSAPRPQAFNTIRPTATANTQVPRMMASQRMPTQALNQRPTSASATAAPVRAMPQYKYAAGVRNPQQHMASQPQVPMQQPAVHVQGQEPLTASMLAAAPPQEQKQMLGERLFPLIQNMHPSLAGKITGMLLEIDNSELLHMLESPESLRSKVDEAVAVLQAHQAKEAAQKSTTPAGVPSV, encoded by the exons ATGAATCCCAGCGCGCCCAGCTACCCCATGGCCTCGCTGTACGTGGGCGACCTGCACCCGGACGTCACCGAGGCCATGCTGTACGAGAAGTTCAGCCCGGCCGGACCCATCCTGTCCATCAGGGTCTGCAGGGACATGATCACCCGCCGGTCCCTCGGCTACGCCTACGTCAACTTCCAGCAGCCGGCAGACG CCGAGCGAGCCCTGGACACCATGAACTTCGATGTGATTAAAGGCAGACCACTCCGCATCATGTGGTCTCAGCGTGATCCCTCGCTGAGGAAGAGTGGAGTCGGCAACATCTTCATCAAGAACCTGGACAAGTCCATTGACAACAAGGCGCTCTACGACACATTCTCTGCGTTTGGAAACATCCTGTCCTGCAAG GTGGTTTGTGATGAAAATGGCTCAAAGGGTTACGGCTTTGTGCACTTTGAGACCCACGAGGCTGCTGAACGGGCcattgagaaaatgaatggcaTGTTGCTCAATGACAGAAAAGT ATTTGTTGGACGCTTCAAATCACGCAAAGAGCGGGAGGCTGAGCTTGGGGCACGTGCCAGAGAGTTTACCAATGTTTACATCAAGAACTTTGGTGAGGATATGGACGACGAGAAGCTGAAGGAGTTATTTGGCAGATATG GGCCTGCACTCAGCATCCGGGTCATGACTGACGAGAGTGGCAAATCCAAGGGATTTGGCTTTGTTAGCTTCGAGAGACACGAAGATGCACAGAAG GCCGTGGACGACATGAACGGTAAAGACATGAACGGCAGGCAGGTGTACGTGGGCCGCGCACAGAAGAAAGGGGAACGGCAGAACGAGCTGAAGCGCAAATTTGAGCAGATGAAACAAGATCGCATGACCAGATACCAG GGTGTCAATCTGTACGTGAAAAACCTGGATGATGGTCTGGATGACGAGCGTCTGCGTAAAGAATTCTCTCCATTTGGAACCATAACAAGTGCTAAG GTGATGATGGAGGGTGGTCGCAGCAAAGGCTTCGGCTTTGTGTGCTTCTCTTCCCCAGAAGAGGCCACTAAGGCTGTGACGGAGATGAATGGGCGTATTGTTGCTACCAAGCCGctgtatgtggccctggccCAACGCAAGGAGGAGCGCCAGGCCCATCTAACCAATCAGTACATGCAGAGGATGGCCACTGTTCGCGCTGTGCCCAACCCTGTCCTCAACCCGTACCAGCCTGCCCCACCCTCAGGCTATTTCATGGCAGCTATACCTCAG GCCCAGAACCGCGCCGCTTACTACTCAGCCAACCAGCTGGCACAGCTCCGCCCGAGCCCCCGATGGGCCACGCAAGGAGTGCGTCCTCAAC ACTTCCAGAACATGCCCAATGCCATGCGCCCCTCAGCTCCCAGGCCCCAGGCGTTCAACACCATCCGTCCCACCGCGACCGCCAACACCCAGGTGCCACGCATGATGGCTTCCCAGCGTATGC CTACCCAGGCCCTCAACCAGCGTCCTACCAGTGCTTCAGCCACCGCAGCCCCAGTGCGTGCCATGCCCCAGTACAAATATGCTGCTGGTGTGCGCAACCCTCAGCAGCACATGGCCTCCCAGCCACAGGTCCCGATGCAGCAG CCTGCTGTCCATGTCCAAGGACAGGAGCCCCTGACTGCCTCCATGCTGGCTGCTGCCCCTCCTCAGGAACAGAAGCAGATGCTGG GTGAGCGTCTGTTCCCCCTGATCCAGAACATGCACCCCAGCCTGGCGGGTAAGATCACGGGTATGCTCCTGGAGATCGACAACTCGGAGCTCCTTCACATGCTCGAGTCCCCCGAGTCCCTGCGCTCAAAG GTGGATGAGGCTGTCGCTGTGCTTCAGGCCCACCAGGCCAAGGAGGCCGCTCAGAAGTCCACCACTCCTGCTGGGGTTCCCAGTgtctaa